The genomic stretch aaggagatgatgggcggTGGGCGGACCATGGCTGGAGAGTCGGGCAAGTCGTTTCCTGCGGGGGAAGACCCTCTTCGTTGTCGTATCTGGGCGcgaatctcttcttttgcgaGTCGGAATGGAGCCAAGCTGCTCAGATACGCGGCATCTTCTGGTCCTGTGACTTCAGCTTGCTCCGAGTCCATTGATCTGAAACGAAAATGTTAGCAGCCGTTTTGAATGGGGGGATTCACATTGAAGAACGAACATTGGGCTTGGATAAGCTTGCCATTCGGCCACGACGTTATTAAAGTCGAATTTCTCTAGTAATGGTATTAAGGCTTTGTGCTGTAGCCTGGTCAGCATCATCTTACTGTTGATTTCACCGACTGGTTGGGGTGGACTGACATAAGGGTTCGATTTATCcttctgaagatgaagaatatCCAACGCTCGCATATTCAAACGGATGTTGTGGCTCGTGCGCTCTCGTATGTCAATAGAATTCGACGTAGCCGTCGCTGTGTGAATGATTTGGATCTTGGTTGACTCGAATGTGGCCATTAAGCTGTGCAAATCATCGAAAGCGCGGATGCCATAGCCAAACCCAGCGTGAACTAGTCGTGATATCTCGTCTGCATGAAATCGACATCGCTCTTGGCATTGTCGTCGAAACTCTTGAGGGCAGGAATGGAACGCGGCTGACAGCGGAAAGACATATCCCGGAAGCGAGACTCGTGTTAGATCGCAGACAATGGAGTGGTAAAGAAAATGCAGCATGAAAACAGCGCTAATGGTGTTGAGTTCTTTGTGGATGTATACGTTGAAGTCGGATATCACCAGTCGCTCAGGTAAGCCAGCATGCCAAATTTCTAATCGCTGAATGATGTCGAGAAACGGGGATCCAGGATCCCAAATGTTGACTTGCTGATTACTATTTCTGATGAGTCTAGAAACATCGTTAGTGGCACATCTAACGAAGCTGTGCTTGGACGACAGACCTCAGTACCCGCGTTCTCAGCTGTACAAGATATATCGTATGAGAACGAAGGTTTAGGTAGCTACGGTCCGGGTAAAGCTCGAATGCACTCAGCTTTGGAGCCTCAAAGTCGGCATATTGCTCCTGGGCGACGAAGCTCGCATCAGAGCAAGGCAGTGGCACGCATGGGAAGTCGTCTTTCCAGTACAGGTTCCCATCTACTCCGCCACCAAGGAAGCTATCCATGAGATAGCAAGACCACAGAAGCCTTCTCTCTGTTTCCAGCTGCGTCATACGCGCAAGGCCCGATGGAACAGCGGCCTTTTTCGGAGAGTCTAGGCTGAGTAATCTCATGATGCGGACGCAGCATCCAAAGATGACAAATGCGAGAGCATGTTGATCCATGAAAATGGAGTACTCACAGATGAGAACCATTGCCTATAAGTGAACGTTAGATATTGGTATTTTGAATCAGGTTGATAATATAGGCCACAAACCATCATCGTTGAAAGAGACGGGTTTGCTATCTCTCGCATAGTAAGGTCTCTAGCCCGTTCAGCCCACGCGGCCCCAGGAACGCCGAGAAATGGATCATTGAACTGATTGGGATCGTCTAGCAGATACATTCTATCATAATTGTTAGTAATGAAGAGCCTTAGCTTCAACATGGTAATGGCCTCTACCTCGCTCCAAGCGCAGCAACTATATAGACTACCGCTTCTCCAAAGTCCTCGCTGAGCGTGCCTCTGTCCAGTGCCTGGAAAAAGGTTGGTTTATGGATAAACCCCAAACAGCGAAGCGTGGATATCCGATCAAAGTACAGGTCGGCCAGAGCCTGCAAGTGGAACTTGTCTTGTGGCAGAGTATCTGAATAGATCCTGTATGAGGAAGGGGGTGAGCATTCGTCTCGTATTGACCATGTTCGAGCACACATATCTGCTCGTTTATCTCTCACGAGGATATAAGTACATACCAGTGCATATGGTGCGGAGTCGATGATAGAGGCATAGCCATCGTTTCAGACTGGCTCCCAGGTGTAGATGCGAGGCCGCTGCCATCGGAAGGGGCTGCTAACATGCCGGTTTCTGCCGCCGTTGATGGCTGCGGCGACGGACTAGTAGCAGTGGCATCGATAccggcagaagcagaagcgtCGTATTTGGCGTTGTATTTACACGTAAACCCCTTCCTCGTGCATCGTTTGCAAACAGGCCGTGTGCGAGAGCAACGGCTCTTTGTCCGACGACATTCATCACAAGATCCAACTCTCCGCTTCTCTACCCCTGATGCCCGGTAGATGAAATCCACTGAATCCTGGAGCCGCTGCCGCGACCCATCCTTCTGCGATAAAAGTGCTGCTGTGTCACTATATCCCGGACAATTTACTCCCAGGCGAGTGCAGTTGTGACATGCCGGCGAGTTG from Trichoderma atroviride chromosome 3, complete sequence encodes the following:
- a CDS encoding uncharacterized protein (EggNog:ENOG41~TransMembrane:2 (i134-153o159-176i)); this encodes MLAAPSDGSGLASTPGSQSETMAMPLSSTPHHMHWIYSDTLPQDKFHLQALADLYFDRISTLRCLGFIHKPTFFQALDRGTLSEDFGEAVVYIVAALGARMYLLDDPNQFNDPFLGVPGAAWAERARDLTMREIANPSLSTMMAMVLICEYSIFMDQHALAFVIFGCCVRIMRLLSLDSPKKAAVPSGLARMTQLETERRLLWSCYLMDSFLGGGVDGNLYWKDDFPCVPLPCSDASFVAQEQYADFEAPKLSAFELYPDRSYLNLRSHTIYLVQLRTRVLRLIRNSNQQVNIWDPGSPFLDIIQRLEIWHAGLPERLVISDFNVYIHKELNTISAVFMLHFLYHSIVCDLTRVSLPGYVFPLSAAFHSCPQEFRRQCQERCRFHADEISRLVHAGFGYGIRAFDDLHSLMATFESTKIQIIHTATATSNSIDIRERTSHNIRLNMRALDILHLQKDKSNPYHKALIPLLEKFDFNNVVAEWQAYPSPISMDSEQAEVTGPEDAAYLSSLAPFRLAKEEIRAQIRQRRGSSPAGNDLPDSPAMVRPPPIISLPQKDALDGISGADGNAGLLGSANFSLDHMQLASTTHPTPPGASGLDVAAEIQGGTGEGNGEFVRLVRRIHPDGG